A region from the Silene latifolia isolate original U9 population chromosome 7, ASM4854445v1, whole genome shotgun sequence genome encodes:
- the LOC141590966 gene encoding cyanidin 3-O-glucoside 5-O-glucosyltransferase (acyl-glucose)-like, which yields MIKRRTCAFITHFCGKLLTFELVTDLEGSDPFSGNPFINTPWGLQGVLEHFKQAYGNPRIYIHENGQLSDHSTDYDTLLNDQSRVEYLQGHIGAVLDAVRNGSNTQGYFVWSFLDMYELMFGTKFTFGLYYIDFNDPKLTRHPRLSQRWYSRFLKAGKVINARQYTSATSSRNPHVIGLNSS from the exons ATGATAAAGAGACGGACATGTGCATTTATTACGCATTTTTGTGGAAAACTGCTTACATTTGAACTTGTCACAGATTTAGAAGGCAGTGATCCATTTAGTGGG AATCCATTTATCAATACACCATGGGGACTCCAAGGAGTACTGGAGCATTTCAAGCAAGCATATGGCAATCCTCGTATCTATATCCATGAAAATG GCCAACTCAGTGATCACAGTACTGACTACGATACATTACTAAACGATCAATCGCGTGTAGAATATTTGCAAGGTCACATTGGAGCTGTGCTTGATGCAGTAAG AAACGGGTCAAATACGCAAGGATACTTCGTTTGGTCGTTCTTAGACATGTACGAGTTGATGTTCGGGACCAAATTTACCTTTGGCCTATACTATATTGATTTCAATGACCCGAAATTGACCAGACATCCCAGGCTCTCCCAAAGGTGGTACTCCAGGTTTTTGAAGGCCGGAAAAGTGATTAATGCTCGACAATATACCTCCGCCACCTCGAGCAGAAACCCTCATGTCATAGGCCTCAACTCTTCCTAA